In Xiphophorus maculatus strain JP 163 A chromosome 2, X_maculatus-5.0-male, whole genome shotgun sequence, one genomic interval encodes:
- the LOC102234103 gene encoding ceramide synthase 2-like isoform X2, which yields MLQTIKDWLWWERLWLPEKVSWADLKDKEDRTYAKASQLYASVPCALCLLVVRYLFERYLATPLAKALGIRDKVRLTAEQNSTLEKYFYSQTRNPSQADIRSLCKKTGWPERRVEVWFRRRRNQDRPGLQKRFCEASWRCGFYLCAFLGGLLALYDKPWFYDLKEVWAEFPKQSMLPSQYWYYTLEMGFYLSLLLSLTFDVKRKDFKEQVIHHVATLTLLSFSWISNYIRIGTLVMAVHDSSDIVLEGGKLFNYAQWEKTANVMFVIFTTVFMVTRLVIFPFWLIHCTWVYPLERFDPFFGYYFFNIMLLVLQILHVYWAFLITRMAYKFVFSKQLDGDVRSDEEEDDSDSQKNIKHKMNHINGAMNGARDRANGH from the exons ATGTTGCAGACAATCAAAGACTGGCTGTGGTGGGAACGTCTGTGGCTTCCAGAGAAGGTCTCCTGGGCAGATCTCAAAGACAAAGAAGATCGTACTTATGCCAAAGCCTCTCAACTTTATGCATCTGTGCCCTGTGCCCTCTGCCTACTAGTTGTCAGATACCTATTTGAAAG ATACTTGGCCACACCACTGGCTAAAGCTCTAGGGATCAGAGACAAGGTACGTCTCACAGCTGAGCAAAACTCAACCCTAGAGAAATACTTCTACAGCCAAACCCGGAATCCGTCACAG GCGGATATTCGGTCTCTGTGTAAGAAGACCGGCTGGCCAGAAAGGAGAGTAGAAGTATGgttcaggaggaggaggaatcaGGATCGACCTGGGCTTCAGAAGAGGTTCTGTGAAGCCAG TTGGAGATGCGGCTTTTATCTTTGTGCATTCCTTGGAGGACTTTTAGCCCTTTACGAT AAACCTTGGTTTTATGATCTAAAAGAGGTTTGGGCAGAATTTCCTAAACAG TCCATGCTCCCATCACAGTACTGGTATTATACCTTGGAAATGGGCTTCTACCTTTCTCTGCTCCTCAGCCTAACGTTTGATGTGAAAAGGAAA GACTTTAAAGAGCAGGTGATTCACCATGTAGCCACACTGACACTTCTGAGTTTCTCCTGGATTTCTAACTACATTCGTATTGGAACTCTTGTGATGGCTGTTCATGACTCTTCTGACATAGTGCTTGAG GGAGGAAAGTTGTTTAACTACGCACAATGGGAGAAGACTGCTAATGTTATGTTTGTGATATTTACAACTGTCTTCATGGTGACAAGActtgttatttttcctttttg GCTCATCCACTGTACATGGGTGTACCCACTGGAGAGGTTTGACCCCTTCTTTGGCTACTATTTCTTCAACATCATGTTACTGGTTCTTCAAATTCTTCATGTCTACTGGGCTTTTCTAATAACAAGAATGGCTTACAAGTTTGTCTTCAGCAAG CAACTGGATGGCGATGTTCGGAGCGATGAAGAGGAGGACGACAGTGATTCGCAAaagaatataaaacacaaaatgaatcaTATTAATGGTGCCATGAATGGTGCCAGAGATCGAGCTAACGGTCACTAA
- the LOC102234103 gene encoding ceramide synthase 2-like isoform X1 yields MGPLWGLLGIPREFLQQQRGCDQHSRQSGREGPRTFSSDRFPDNTQHYLHWAQRKASLLTVETCQDNTACSIMLQTIKDWLWWERLWLPEKVSWADLKDKEDRTYAKASQLYASVPCALCLLVVRYLFERYLATPLAKALGIRDKVRLTAEQNSTLEKYFYSQTRNPSQADIRSLCKKTGWPERRVEVWFRRRRNQDRPGLQKRFCEASWRCGFYLCAFLGGLLALYDKPWFYDLKEVWAEFPKQSMLPSQYWYYTLEMGFYLSLLLSLTFDVKRKDFKEQVIHHVATLTLLSFSWISNYIRIGTLVMAVHDSSDIVLEGGKLFNYAQWEKTANVMFVIFTTVFMVTRLVIFPFWLIHCTWVYPLERFDPFFGYYFFNIMLLVLQILHVYWAFLITRMAYKFVFSKQLDGDVRSDEEEDDSDSQKNIKHKMNHINGAMNGARDRANGH; encoded by the exons ATGGGGCCTTTGTGGGGGCTGCTCGGCATTCCAAGGGAATTCTTGCAG CAACAACGAGGGTGTGATCAACACAGCAGGCAAAGTGGGAGGGAAGGACCCAGGACTTTTTCATCAG ACAGATTCCCAGACAACACCCAGCATTACCTGCACTGGGCACAGCGTAAAG CTTCTCTCCTCACTGTTGAAACTTGTCAAGACAACACCGCCTGCAG CATCATGTTGCAGACAATCAAAGACTGGCTGTGGTGGGAACGTCTGTGGCTTCCAGAGAAGGTCTCCTGGGCAGATCTCAAAGACAAAGAAGATCGTACTTATGCCAAAGCCTCTCAACTTTATGCATCTGTGCCCTGTGCCCTCTGCCTACTAGTTGTCAGATACCTATTTGAAAG ATACTTGGCCACACCACTGGCTAAAGCTCTAGGGATCAGAGACAAGGTACGTCTCACAGCTGAGCAAAACTCAACCCTAGAGAAATACTTCTACAGCCAAACCCGGAATCCGTCACAG GCGGATATTCGGTCTCTGTGTAAGAAGACCGGCTGGCCAGAAAGGAGAGTAGAAGTATGgttcaggaggaggaggaatcaGGATCGACCTGGGCTTCAGAAGAGGTTCTGTGAAGCCAG TTGGAGATGCGGCTTTTATCTTTGTGCATTCCTTGGAGGACTTTTAGCCCTTTACGAT AAACCTTGGTTTTATGATCTAAAAGAGGTTTGGGCAGAATTTCCTAAACAG TCCATGCTCCCATCACAGTACTGGTATTATACCTTGGAAATGGGCTTCTACCTTTCTCTGCTCCTCAGCCTAACGTTTGATGTGAAAAGGAAA GACTTTAAAGAGCAGGTGATTCACCATGTAGCCACACTGACACTTCTGAGTTTCTCCTGGATTTCTAACTACATTCGTATTGGAACTCTTGTGATGGCTGTTCATGACTCTTCTGACATAGTGCTTGAG GGAGGAAAGTTGTTTAACTACGCACAATGGGAGAAGACTGCTAATGTTATGTTTGTGATATTTACAACTGTCTTCATGGTGACAAGActtgttatttttcctttttg GCTCATCCACTGTACATGGGTGTACCCACTGGAGAGGTTTGACCCCTTCTTTGGCTACTATTTCTTCAACATCATGTTACTGGTTCTTCAAATTCTTCATGTCTACTGGGCTTTTCTAATAACAAGAATGGCTTACAAGTTTGTCTTCAGCAAG CAACTGGATGGCGATGTTCGGAGCGATGAAGAGGAGGACGACAGTGATTCGCAAaagaatataaaacacaaaatgaatcaTATTAATGGTGCCATGAATGGTGCCAGAGATCGAGCTAACGGTCACTAA